The Helianthus annuus cultivar XRQ/B chromosome 11, HanXRQr2.0-SUNRISE, whole genome shotgun sequence region GAGTTCTTCACCGGAGTGGTGTTGGTTCTGATATAACGGCCCTACCATTTTCATTTGTTGGTGAATCTGTATCCAAACGAGCTGATCCTATCTGAGGGCCCaatattttttttcattataCAGCAAGGGTGTTAACGGTTAGATTAAGCTGGTTTCGATTAAAAAAATATGAGTTGATCCGCTAACTGGAATGTGTCAGGCTATGCGGGTGCTTCGAACAGCCGGTACCCACAGACATGATGCAACAAAACCAATCAGGTTTACAATGAATAGCGTGTGAAATTGAAATATTCTTTGCATGCTTTACCTTGAGCTAACATTAGGTTTAACTTGATGTTTAGAAAAAGATTGTCATTTTCAGCATGCCTCAAAATTATTCAAGACACAATTTTAAGCAGATCAATAACAAAAAAGCTAACTGTTTCTCGTGAGTTACAACATCACCCTTGTTACATCCATTCATAAAGAAAATTGCACAAGGGCATCCAAGTCAAAACATACTTCAATACCCATAATTCCCTCCATACACAGCTCCACCATAGTCAGCAGTAGGCGGCGGTTGAGATTGGTAACCACCAGGATAAGGAGCATTATAACCTCCTTGAGTAGGCGGCTGGGCAGTAGAATTCTGAGCGGCAGTTGCAGCTTCAGCAACAAAATTCTGAATCAATTGTTGAGCTGTCTGAACTTGTGAAGCGGACCCGTTAATCTCAACAGTCATTTCATCAGGAACGCCCCTTGTTTCTTGAATTGCAATGGTTGCACCACTGGCCCGTCTGATATAGCTAATGTTAGTCCCCGAGGTACCAATGACAGCGTCGGCATAGGAAAGAGGGATTTGCATGTTCTGTGAGACCTGAATGTATGTAAACAGCATATACGTAATCAACATAAACTCATTGCAACAGAATTATGAAAAATTATAGAGTAAAATtgcattttcgtccctgaggtttggttagtTTTGCGactttgtccaaaggtttgtttttccacatctagaaaggtttaaaatcttgccattttcatccggctcggtAACTCCATCCGTTAAGCCAagggtattttttttttgttaacttaaagggtcattcggtctttttcactttacgTACAAGCATTTAAATACCTCTGACCGAATCCGTTAGATCAAATTGcccttttaagttaacaaaaaagacgaaaatacccctgacttaacggagaaaaatagatggagttaacgagctgaatgaaaatgacaagatttcaaaccttttggatccggatacggaaaaacaaacctttgaacaaagttgcaaaactggccaaaccacagggacgaaaaatggcattttactcgttataaaaattataaaaccgtAATCTTCGATAGATGAGACCTTTGTGACCATTGACTGTTGTGGTTGCACAGTTGAAGTGTGAGGAGGTCCTGTAGTTGGATCCCTGCCGTAAGGTGGACCCTGACGAGGCGGTTTCTCCATTGGTGGAGGTAAGTCTACTCGTGGATAGAAGCTGTCGTATTGGTGCTGAGGTGGCATAAACTGATTGGGTCCGAAACCGGGTCCGAAACCAGGCCCACCACCCGGGAAACCTTGAGGTGATGGAGCCCCCCAAGGTTGGGGAGGTGGCATATCCTGATTCGAACGAGAATTTGGCATTTTCATCTGTCAAATGGAAAACAAAGTTATAGTCATTTAACAAGAAACACGAGCTTATATTATTATTTACTTACTTGCATCTCAAATATACTAATAACACTTCGATCAACTAAAAACTTTCTTAGATGAGTTGCGATCAGTTCCAAAGCCGTGTGCACACCTGTAGGATCCCCTTGTATCTCAACAACGTTATCATCGGGTAGAGCAAAAATTGGGAGAGTTTCTGCAATATTACATCAAATTAAACCACATCAATACCATCTGACTAAAACCTATTAATCTCATACAGACAGAGGTGACAAAAGGGGCAGGGTGGTAATGGGTCAAATGGCCAAAAACCCTGTTTGATACGTAAAGAATATATCGATAATTAACCCACTTATGAATATGAGGATGGATAGTGTTTTATATATTTGGTTCATGAACACTTGTTCGGTTTGTTTGCAGCCCTAAGGGTCGACATTGAGTGGGTGAGGC contains the following coding sequences:
- the LOC110890247 gene encoding flowering locus K homology domain isoform X1 gives rise to the protein MSEDNANVHELEAMPENPLPVEAQFPNNENEQEHGDDALKTQENEEEEQGGAVVEEDGGAAAAAASAEGLVEQKWPGWPGENVYRMLVPVQKVGGIIGRKGEYIKKTCEETRARIKILDGPPGTNERAVLISAKEEPDVPIPPAMDGLLKVHQRVLDADKDSAHAPPGGPTSICTRLLVAGAQGGSLIGKQGATIKTIQDSSNCKIRVIGETLPIFALPDDNVVEIQGDPTGVHTALELIATHLRKFLVDRSVISIFEMQMKMPNSRSNQDMPPPQPWGAPSPQGFPGGGPGFGPGFGPNQFMPPQHQYDSFYPRVDLPPPMEKPPRQGPPYGRDPTTGPPHTSTVQPQQSMVTKVSQNMQIPLSYADAVIGTSGTNISYIRRASGATIAIQETRGVPDEMTVEINGSASQVQTAQQLIQNFVAEAATAAQNSTAQPPTQGGYNAPYPGGYQSQPPPTADYGGAVYGGNYGY
- the LOC110890247 gene encoding flowering locus K homology domain isoform X2, with the protein product MVLLVLMKELFSEIYATLQLSKWLHLEEPPDCRSTVIEKHVLISAKEEPDVPIPPAMDGLLKVHQRVLDADKDSAHAPPGGPTSICTRLLVAGAQGGSLIGKQGATIKTIQDSSNCKIRVIGETLPIFALPDDNVVEIQGDPTGVHTALELIATHLRKFLVDRSVISIFEMQMKMPNSRSNQDMPPPQPWGAPSPQGFPGGGPGFGPGFGPNQFMPPQHQYDSFYPRVDLPPPMEKPPRQGPPYGRDPTTGPPHTSTVQPQQSMVTKVSQNMQIPLSYADAVIGTSGTNISYIRRASGATIAIQETRGVPDEMTVEINGSASQVQTAQQLIQNFVAEAATAAQNSTAQPPTQGGYNAPYPGGYQSQPPPTADYGGAVYGGNYGY